A single region of the Vigna radiata var. radiata cultivar VC1973A unplaced genomic scaffold, Vradiata_ver6 scaffold_499, whole genome shotgun sequence genome encodes:
- the LOC106780590 gene encoding probable calcium-binding protein CML48 isoform X2, translated as MSSSYGGYRPQSQYAPSAPQQPPYSSYYQTSTSNVPPPSNSPSNYSYSNVSPSGYPSFPPGTPQDVITSFQMVDRDRSGFIDEHELQQALSSGFHRFNLRTIRLLIFLFKNPQQPLAVGPKEFAALWSCLGQWRGIFERYDKDRSGKIDPLELRDALYGIGYAVPGSVLQLLLSKYGDGSGRRVELCFDNFVECGMIIKGLTDKFKEKDTRYTGSATLSYDDFMTMVLPFLVSYN; from the exons ATGTCTTCTTCCTACGGTGGATACCGACCTCAATCTCAGTATGCTCCATCTGCTCCTCAACAACCTCCATATTCAAGTTACTATCAGACTTCTACTTCCAATGTTCCTCCGCCTTCAAATTCTCCCTCCAATTACAGCTATTCCAACGTTTCTCCATCTGGGTATCCAAGTTTTCCACCAGGGACACCCCAGGATGTGATAACCAGCTTTCAGATGGTGGACAGGGATCGGAGTGGCTTCATCGATGAGCACGAACTGCAACAAGCTCTCTCTTCTGGGTTTCACCGTTTTAATCTCAGGACCATTCGTCTCCTTATCTTCCTCTTCAAGAATCCACAACAACCCCTCGCAGTTG GACCTAAGGAATTTGCAGCACTTTGGAGTTGCCTTGGTCAATGGCGA GGCATATTCGAGAGATATGATAAAGACAGGAGTGGGAAAATTGATCCATTAGAACTAAGAGATGCTCTGTATGGTATTGGTTATGCTGTGCCTGGTTCAGTTCTACAACTTCTGCTTTCCAAGTATGGTGATGGAAGTGGAAGAAGGGTTGAGCTTTGTTTTGACAATTTTGTCGA GTGTGGGATGATTATTAAG GGTCTCACTGATAAATTCAAGGAGAAGGACACACGTTATACTGGTTCTGCTACACTTTCATACGATGACTTCATGACCATGGTTCTTCCTTTCCTTGTATCTTATAATTGA
- the LOC106780590 gene encoding probable calcium-binding protein CML48 isoform X1 → MSSSYGGYRPQSQYAPSAPQQPPYSSYYQTSTSNVPPPSNSPSNYSYSNVSPSGYPSFPPGTPQDVITSFQMVDRDRSGFIDEHELQQALSSGFHRFNLRTIRLLIFLFKNPQQPLAVGPKEFAALWSCLGQWRGIFERYDKDRSGKIDPLELRDALYGIGYAVPGSVLQLLLSKYGDGSGRRVELCFDNFVECGMIIKVKLKEILTLLTCLLFLYFFISVSVSVSSLPLIQTNFHIFHC, encoded by the exons ATGTCTTCTTCCTACGGTGGATACCGACCTCAATCTCAGTATGCTCCATCTGCTCCTCAACAACCTCCATATTCAAGTTACTATCAGACTTCTACTTCCAATGTTCCTCCGCCTTCAAATTCTCCCTCCAATTACAGCTATTCCAACGTTTCTCCATCTGGGTATCCAAGTTTTCCACCAGGGACACCCCAGGATGTGATAACCAGCTTTCAGATGGTGGACAGGGATCGGAGTGGCTTCATCGATGAGCACGAACTGCAACAAGCTCTCTCTTCTGGGTTTCACCGTTTTAATCTCAGGACCATTCGTCTCCTTATCTTCCTCTTCAAGAATCCACAACAACCCCTCGCAGTTG GACCTAAGGAATTTGCAGCACTTTGGAGTTGCCTTGGTCAATGGCGA GGCATATTCGAGAGATATGATAAAGACAGGAGTGGGAAAATTGATCCATTAGAACTAAGAGATGCTCTGTATGGTATTGGTTATGCTGTGCCTGGTTCAGTTCTACAACTTCTGCTTTCCAAGTATGGTGATGGAAGTGGAAGAAGGGTTGAGCTTTGTTTTGACAATTTTGTCGA GTGTGGGATGATTATTAAGGTAAAACTCAAGGAGATTTTGACTCTATTGACGTGCCTCTTATTTCTCTATTTCTTcatttctgtttctgtttctgtttcatCCCTTCCATTGATACAGACCAACTTTCACATTTTCCATTGTTAA